Part of the Caretta caretta isolate rCarCar2 chromosome 7, rCarCar1.hap1, whole genome shotgun sequence genome is shown below.
CCTGTTCTAAATTGTTTCTTCCCTCATCTTTCCTAGGAAATATGCCTCAAGTCAGAGCCCCATTCCAAGGTGACATCACTAACAGCATTAATACTTTTGTTTAGGAAATACTACTTTTGTTATTAAAACTTCTCAATTGCTTTTGCTGCCTCCTTCTAGATCTGACTTCTGTTTATTGCTTTATCATTTTAACTATGATTCATAAGTAGTCTAACTACCCCTCCATGGTTCTTCCCAGATTTCTTACCTCGTACCAAGTCCTCATCAGGAGGCAGGGGTTGAATTCCAATCTAGCAGAACCGAAGAGTCCTGGGAGGGCAGCTAATCCCTTCTGGATGCCCCATCTTCTTACCCAAGACACTGTTTCAGCCCCTTTTTCATTTTGGTAACTACACAGATTATCAAATGATTTAATAATAAACACTGCTTATATAAATTCCCAGTTAGCAGTAAAATTCACCTTCTACCCAAGAGGgccttgctgcagaatttaggtcTAGTGTCACCTGATAAACAGGAGCATGGTAATctgaaacagcaaaacaaaaatatgctACTTCTAAACTCAGATTTTTCCTGATTTCCCTGCAGGTACATCAGAAGTGTCTCAGTGTTGAGGAAGGGAGTATAGATTGTCACATGTACAATAAAACAAAGTTACAGCAGATTAGGAATCTGTATGTGTACAACGAATCGGTGCATTCTGGAGGTATGGGGGGCAGTTGGGGTTCTTATAAACTTACACTGGATGAAAAGTGtttcaaagtaaaaaaagaaattcaGTGAAGAAAGTAGCTAAAATAAATGGATTGTCAAGGAGGAGATAGTCAACAGGGAATCAATTTCTCTCACAATCTCTAATTAACATAATAAAATACCACTCACAAATTAGAACTAAAACCTAAAAAGATGAAAATGGCTTTGGGATTTACTAAGAATAATTGCAGAAATGTCAATTAAATGCAGCCATTTAAACATATTAGACACAGTTCTGTTTTTGTTAAGCACCATAGAATATGTATTGCTTCTAGTATCACAAGAAATAAAGCCATGCACAAAAACCTCAATATGCTTCAGTAATTGAGAATATGCAATGTGATTACACCTGAACTTAACCCTTAGAAAGCTCGCATCAATTGACTAGCAaactgaagaaacttccagaataTGTATGTGTTGAATTCCTCGACATCTTAGTCTTAACTAGAAAAAAACAGTTAACTTGACCCCATTATATCAAACGAGAATGTACAATGTAAAAAAGATATGAGAAGATACAGCCCGCTGCTTAATTACAATATTACTAGATTTCATTTTCACATTTCACTAATGGCAATTTTCTCAGTAAATAAGTTTCTATCATATAAGTCAAGAGATAATCCTTTCCAGAAAACTACATAAGCACAGTCTATTACAACAATCCACTACTGAAACAAACTATCATGATGGTTTAATACTTATGATGCAATCAGTTGATATTTAATCTTTTctgaagacttttttttataACCGAGACCTTTGTAATGGTAAATTACATATCTGTAAAGTCATCTTCTGCTCTGCTGTAGTGTAGTAACTTGTCTTCTAATCCAAAATTGTCTATCAACAGAGTGAGGCTCAGTTTACTGCCATCTGTAGACAAAGCTGACTGGAGTTCATAAAGCATCAACTGGGTGCTGCATCTCCATTTCGTTATCAAAGACTGCAATTCTGATGGGTTATTCTGAAACGGTGGGGGGAAAGGTTACTTACTGAGTTGCAGAAATTATAGAAAAATAATACTTGGAACTTTACAGATATTTATATAACTTAATTAACTGAAGGCGCCCCAAAACAATTACAATAAAAAGCTATATGCAGAGAGAATTTCTGCCTCCTCTGGAGTGGAATGCAACAATTACTTCTGTAGTGGTGCTGTCCAGGACAAGAAGTGGGAAAACAGCTCATCCACTTAAAACTATATGGAAGCTTAGGTATGAAGAATGTAATTAAGTGAATTAGAATTTGACCCCTCATCTCCTACAAAAAGTTGCATGGATCTTTATCATCTACATATAGGATCTCTGCACTTTCAGCAGTACAATATCCACTAACAATGATGGCAAATTAAGTTGTAATCGAACAGAGAAGTGCTATCTCGTGAATCAACACTGTTTTCAGCAATACCTAGGGCTGCATCAACATTGGCAGCATTCAGACCCAAGAACCTAACACGGTGGAAAAAAAGGGCCAGTGCCTTGTCTGTGGTTGTTTCTATTAGTAGAGCTGTACTGTTAGTAAATTGCACATCCAATtttgtctagtgtagacaagcattGGTAGTCTCCCAGTCAAgtgcgaacacttttcacaataAAAGACAGAGGTCAAGAACAGTTAAAGATGTATTTGAAGTAAACATCAGGTTTAAAAGTCATTCTTAAAGAGCTACattattttgcattatttttattgcatttcttTTAGTTTGGATGATGAAAACAGAACAGTCTTTCATTTTGGTTTCTCATCAGTTTCAATTTCAGGTTCTCATGTATTAGCCCAATGCTGCAATCTTTAGGCTTGAAACACTACTAAGGAATGTTttcgttttaaaaaaatatttttccaatagAATTTAAAAGAACACACAGAGAAACATTTCTACTGGAGTTGGTCACaattttttgaattttgaaattaaatttaaaacagaaaaacaaaaataaataaatcaaccaACTTTCTTCCCTGctttttgactagctctaattTCTGCTGGTTTTAGGAGTTTATAAAAATGTCTTTTTACAGAACCAAAATTTGCCCTGATATTGTCCCTTGCCTGGCACCATttcaaaaaacattaaaagactTAGAGCTGAGATAGTGTGACCTATTCAGAAACTCTTCTCACCTTGGACCTGTACATCTTGACCAGTTTGAGTCTTCGAAGCAGCTCTTCCTTCTCTTGGACCTGCTTCAGCAATCTTAATTTTTCCTCCAGTAGTTCTTGTTGACTAAGGTCAGCCCCCAACACCACAGAGTGTGGAGAATTCTGAACAAATCTACAGCAATGTCTCTCCTGTAAAGGACTACTCAAACTTATATCTGCAGCACAGTTCTTCTCCAGGATTTCACAACTATCTTGTAATCTAGAACAGGCTCCTTTTGCCAACAGAGCCCCTTCTTCAGAAGTACTGTAATCTTTTTCTTCAATATCTACTTTAAGGCGTTTTGCCACAGTGAAACTGGAATTAAACGAACGTCTTGCTTTCTTTAATCGCTCCTTAAGTGTTGTGCTCATTGGCTAAAGAAAATgacaaaggaacaaaaaaaaatcaaacaatattTTGGCTAATATAAACTGTTTATTTGGGAGAAGTAAGAACAGAAGTGACTTTAATATAAGTAGTAAGTTTACCAGTTCAATTTTTACAGTATATGTAAACCCCACTATAATGTAAATTTTCACAATTACCACTACATATTTCACAAATGTGACTGAGCAGTTATCTTCCTCCTCTCATGTATACCTACACACACTCCCTCAGCAGCTAGATGTAAGAAAGAGTTGTGGCTCCAATTTTCCTCACTTCATCTCTCAGGACTAAATCCTGCTGTCCTTATTCAATGACTCCAGGAGAATTTTCTTTAAGGAAGTACAACTATCCTAATTGTCAAAATTTAGAAACTGTTACAGGTCAGTATGTTAACATCACTGTAAAAAAATCTTAGCATGGAAATCTACTCCTGGAGGCTTCAGAACTAGAGGGAACTCAAGATAACTACTGGATCAATAGCACAGCCTTGtaatttccccccaccttttaGTTTCAATATTGCTCACAATGTGCTATGTACTTTCCAAATATAAAGCCTAGCATGAACTCCCCAAAGTAGGAAAATTAATAGTTAAAAGAAAACTACAATGTGATATTTGGTAGTACAATCACTATAAATATAATTATAAAGAAGTAAATCAATAAGTTTCTGGAAATAAAAaccaataataatttttttaaagaaacctctGCCTACATGACCAGTTAATGATGCAAAGTAGGACTGAAGGAATCCTTTCCTCCACTGGACAGCACTGCAAGTCAAGCATTTCAAAGTTATTTGTAAGGCAGATCccctgtttttttgtttaaggGAAAAAACACAAATCTGTAAGTactaaacaaaaaattaaatgatAGAATTCAGCTTATAGTAGCTTTGAAACTGTTTTCAAGTGTTTTCTACTAGGAAAATTCTTGCAGGTCTATTCTGCAGGAAAGAAAGCTGCCTCACTGAATGTAAACACAGATATATCTAAATACTGCTTTAAAAATCAATTCAACATATATTCTTCTTATGAGCCTGAATTTGCCACCCTGATTCAAATTGAGTAGCACTCAAAATCCAAACGGGACTACTTGCACAGTAAAGTACTACTCAACATGTGTACGGGTGAAAGCATTGAACCATACTAAAttaatttaaagtaatttaaGTTAACTAATTCAAACATAatatactcctggggaaattctgcaccactgcgcaagcACAGAGTTAAGGTCCCTTGAAGAATAATTGACTCTGATGGGGAGGCGAAGGGAAGCCGCAAGAGAGGTCACGCTGCAATTATACCTTTCACCCAACAGGGGCTGATGTGCCAGAAGAGAAGGCAGCTGGCTCACAGGCTGGAGCAGCCAGCTGTGGAGAAGAAGGGAGCAGAGGCTGCCTTTCTCGCAGCACTCTGCCCATGAAGCCAGGTGAGAAGGCACAGAATATAGGGGAGACAGAGTGGTGCTGCTGGCGGGTGGGGGTGTTtacacagactggggttcagaagggctagtggggcgCATAGGAGCTAGTGGGGCAATAACACTGAGCCAGGgtctgaatgggagtgggggtgcagatATGCCTGGCTGAAAGGGAGatgctaggggtcagccagggtctgcatgaggGAGGCTCCCTAACTCCTTAACAGTCCCTCCCCCTCAAataaaactgttccatacttctcccacccacacccagcaaCCCTCCAGTTTTattcccaggctccttcccagcaattacttccctttttcttagctcctccattaccctgactcccccaagcctttgcactgcttctgaggggtgagGGAAATACGTTtctatattgtagtttaaatgaattattactcaaagttctgtattaatatgcctagtaaggaatctatttatcaaaaaaattttcctgaatcttttttgttgtctcttTTATTACAGACCTACTTGctaacaggtattttgaaataaattaccaaaataactgaaaaaagaaaaggagtacttgtggcaccttagagactaaccaatttatttgagcatgagctttcgtgagctacagctcacttcatcagatgtataccgtggatgaagtgagctgtagctcacgaaagctcatgctcaaataaattggttagtctctaaggtgccacaagtactccttttctttttgcgaatacagactaacacggctgttcctctgaaacctgtcaaaataactgaaactggcattattatattgtgttattttgacatataaaatatgcagaattttttaaatattgtgcacagaatttttatttttttggcccaACGCTTTTAATTTTTTGGCCCAGCATTCCCCCAGAAATAATAATAGGCATCTTCCACTGTTGCAGTTCTCCAGCTGTAATGGTTATCCCAGGTAGCCAGTCCTCAGATTTCTATCTGAAACAAGCATTACCACTATTTCTACTACATCAACCATTGAACATCACTGGACCTCAGACATGGTCATCAGAAGAATCAAATAAGTGTCAGGCTTGCGGCCAAGAGACATTTATATTCCAAACTGCTTTTTAAAGACCAAGGCCACCATTTTAGAGTGGTTATGGTTTTGAGTGCCTCAGTGTTAGAGTGACTAATCTGAGGTACCTTACAGGGCTTAATTTTAgaaggtgggtgctcagcactttccgaAAACCCAAAGTCACTGAattcaaaaatcactagtcatccTTGAAGATCTTTGCC
Proteins encoded:
- the SFR1 gene encoding swi5-dependent recombination DNA repair protein 1 homolog is translated as METPLLDKSTSPCSTPKDCGTLAPQSSGSGKKPMSTTLKERLKKARRSFNSSFTVAKRLKVDIEEKDYSTSEEGALLAKGACSRLQDSCEILEKNCAADISLSSPLQERHCCRFVQNSPHSVVLGADLSQQELLEEKLRLLKQVQEKEELLRRLKLVKMYRSKNNPSELQSLITKWRCSTQLMLYELQSALSTDGSKLSLTLLIDNFGLEDKLLHYSRAEDDFTDM